The following are from one region of the Candidatus Zixiibacteriota bacterium genome:
- a CDS encoding ABC transporter permease produces the protein MVFDRLKENLRTTRLAGKLGWAMEANWADPFLFAIYSIIRPIASSLILVFMYLVVTRGKTSFDLFAYIFLGNTFFMYVYNVLFGISWVIHEDREHYEMLRYIYIAPIRMYYYLFGRGIAKLITTTIAIIITLAFGMLVLKIPINLAQVNYPLFFITLMIGLFVITCLGILLAGITMLTAHHSFALTEGLGGIFYLACGAIFQIDLLPNWLQYISKALPLTYWLELLRRSILGKSLSLTLAKYSNFQLLLIMLLTTVLLALFSDYIYKSIEHVARKKGKIDQVINY, from the coding sequence ATGGTTTTTGATAGATTAAAAGAGAACTTGAGAACGACAAGGCTGGCCGGTAAATTGGGCTGGGCAATGGAGGCTAACTGGGCAGACCCGTTCCTCTTTGCGATTTATTCAATAATCCGCCCAATCGCCTCATCTCTGATTTTAGTCTTTATGTATCTGGTAGTCACCCGGGGAAAGACCTCTTTTGACCTTTTCGCCTACATATTCTTAGGGAATACTTTTTTTATGTATGTGTATAACGTTTTGTTCGGTATTTCCTGGGTGATTCACGAGGACAGAGAACATTACGAGATGTTGAGGTACATCTACATCGCTCCTATAAGGATGTATTATTATCTCTTTGGTAGAGGTATTGCCAAGCTCATCACAACGACTATCGCAATCATCATCACTTTAGCTTTCGGTATGCTGGTCTTGAAGATACCGATAAACCTGGCTCAGGTGAATTATCCTTTGTTTTTCATAACCCTGATGATCGGGCTTTTTGTAATCACCTGTCTGGGAATCCTCCTGGCAGGGATTACGATGCTGACTGCCCATCACAGCTTTGCTTTGACCGAGGGATTAGGCGGTATTTTCTATTTAGCATGTGGAGCTATTTTCCAGATAGACCTTTTACCTAACTGGCTGCAATATATCTCAAAAGCTTTACCCTTGACCTACTGGCTGGAGCTTTTGAGAAGATCGATTTTGGGCAAGAGCCTGAGTCTGACCCTGGCTAAATATTCAAATTTTCAGCTTCTTCTGATAATGCTTTTGACAACAGTTCTTTTGGCCTTATTCTCAGATTATATCTACAAATCAATCGAGCATGTCGCCCGGAAAAAAGGGAAAATAGACCAGGTGATTAATTATTAG